From Zea mays cultivar B73 chromosome 3, Zm-B73-REFERENCE-NAM-5.0, whole genome shotgun sequence:
CCGCAATGTCTTCACCGCCTAGTTCAAGTTCCTTACCACTAGTTCCCTTAGGTGGTCAGACTGCTAATAAGGTATGTCTCCCTTCAATTTTGTACACTATAGTGAGGTTAGGATGGTATGTGAGTTCACTTAGTCATGCAGGACAATGATTGGAAATCTTTTGTACTAAGTGATTTTTGGAATGAGGAAGGGAGACGTGATGTTCCAAGTGAGATGCAGATGTATTCTCAACTAGGACTGAATGAAGAGGACAAGGCAAAGGAAAATAAAAGAGATGAAACCGTTTTAGGTGGTACAAGTAATTTGGATCAATCAGAGCCTATTAAATTTGGAGACAATAGTATAGACCAACCAATGGAGGACTTCCTACCAAATGAGAAGAGGGTTATGTATGATAAAATGAATCCGTCAATGCAACCTGGTAGTTTGTTTCCTAACATGAAAGAGTTTCGAATTGCTATGAGGCAATATGTCATAAAGCATGAGTTCGAGCTTGGAATAGATGTAACTTCGACTATCAGATACGTCGGATATTGTAAAGGTGGTGATTGTCATTGGAGGATTTATGCACGAGAGGAAAAGAAAGGTTTACCGACCATTGTGGTATGTTAAATCATACATTTGTACCAAAGCTATGTTGTGAATTTATGCTTTGTTTGTGTGCAAAGTTGTGATTCGACTATTTTTGCAGGTTGCTGTATTGCATGATACGCATACTTGCACATCTAGTGGAAGGAGGAAGACGACTACACCAAGTTGTGGATGGGTAGCTTTTCACGCTTTACCACTTCTTATGAAGAAACCCCAGATGGGTGCCAAGGAATTGCAAGATACACTTTAAGGAGTTCACAATGTCACTATTGGGTACGACACAGTTTGGAGACTCTTGCACACACAATTGAAGTCTTCTCGAGACTCTTGCACACTTCCTTCAAATGGCAAAGTAATAGAGAAAGTAAAATCAGTCACCAAGGAATCCACTATGGAGTtatcttcaacaaatcttcgataCTTCACAGCATCGACGGCAAGTTGAACCTTATCGGCGGCAATAGTCGCAGATTGAACTGCTGCACGCGCCTCCTTCTCAGCAACCGACGCCGCACATTTGGCCTCCGCAGCAGCAACAGCCGCAGCACGAGCAGCATCAACAGCTTCTGCAACAGCGATGACCATGGCAGTTCGATCCATCTCTCGGGTTTGAGTGAGGTGGCTTGGGAGCGGCGACTAGGGTTGCGTAGCAAGACGAAGAGAAAGAACAACGGCTAGGGTGCGGGACTCGCGTGTGCCTGGAAGGGGAGAATGGAGACGGCGTGATGTATAAGATACGACGTGAGTATCAGTAGATTAATCAACGACGTTACCTGGTAATGGAGTGATCTTGTCCGTTTTGGAGTGTGGGCTATTCCCTGCTTTTTCATAACAGTGAATACCTCGGCTAAGCCTCCAATTCGTCGAAGCCGCACCGACGACCTTCCATAATGGCAAATTTCTCACTTGGTAGAGGATGTATGTTCCCCATGATCGAAACTTATACAACTTCATCGCTCATCGGAGTGCATAGATAGTAGGAAGATCACAAAAAATCAACAAAAAAGGAGAAAGGGGGATATATTGGAAACATTTACAACGACTTCCAGTTTACTGTCTGTATGGTGTTATTGAGGCATATTAACCAATGAGTGGGGCAATGAGAATCCTCTCCCTCCAAAACACGATTGACAGCAGTGCATCATGAGGTGAAGGTGACAGAGCTACTCAGAATGCTGTTGTACGAATTGATCAGCGTTTGTTAGGCTATGCGCAACGCTGCCCCTTTAgcagccccctccccttgcatgcggCGCGTAGGGGGCACTCTacggccgcagcggtgccccctacGGCGCCGTCTCCCTTCTCTCTCCTCCAGAtatagcgtgtcactgttcatcctCAAACACTGTACTGTGGgtacacgagtaattgttagtagatataaAATTAatagttggtatagaaaatgatattttatagtggtagtgggaTATAGGGAAAGTATTTAGGAGGAACCGTTGCGAAAGATGAAAAAAATAAAGGGAAAATAGGGGAAAAAAGTGATATAAGGAAAAAAAttaggggtaacggttgcggatagccaTGACCAACTACTTGTGGAGGTACTAGAAAGCAATCAGGCTGACACAAATGGAGAACCAACCAAGATATCATCATTGTCACTGTGTTAGGCTATTCACAATGGAGGTTTCATGGGGTGTTTCATGTATTAATTAGCCTGCCACATCAGTTATTTTGATGACATGTCACATCATTTAAGAAGGAAGAGTTTCATGGAGTTTCATGGGGATGAAACCATGTTAACTcgtttccaagatcttggaaactGTGTGAAACCTCCACTGAGAGTGTTTTGTTTCATCTTCATATAATTGAGTAAATCCTATTGGTTATTTATATGCAGCATTTAAGAAGTATGTTGACATATGAAATAGTGAGATGAAACTCTCTATTGAGAGAGGGTATTTCATTCATCCATAAATCTGATGTGGCATTTTTGGAAACAGTGACATGAAATCTCCATTGTGAATAGCTTTACCATAAAAAAGAATGCATTCTGAAAGAATGCACCAGATACTATTTGCAAACTCTGAAAGCATTTGTTATGACCAGCTAATCAATCAGGTTAACACAAATCGAAATCTTTAGAGCAACTTGTACCATCACACATTGACGAGAGCAAAATGTACCCACATGCTTGAGACGCTCTTATGTCATCACACATTGGCAGGTTCTGGCAGACAAAAAAAATTGTAATCATCGTATGGCTGCAAGACAGACATCGTTGCCGCTCACAAATACCCTTGTGCTGAAGAATCTGAGACTGAAACAACAAACGCACGAGCCTTCGACCTTGTGAGGTCGCGTTGTCAACGCGAATTTGTGATGATCCTAGTTATCTCCCGGCAAAATTACCAGATTTCCAAGTTCCtaaagaatgagaaaaatagcAAGCGGAGAGATACAACTATATTCCACAACAGGGACATCAAATCTAAGAGGACCATTACAATCCGGCGCGCCGGATTTATAGAGCAGGCAAGCTAGCTACTAGGCGGGTAGGGTGGGGGACTGGGGAAAGGACACAGCAAAGAACCCTTCTAACAGATCCGCGGATCCCGCAGCGCGCTCAGTTGCTGGTGAACTTGGTGACGGCCTTGGTTCCCTCGGAGACGGCGTGCTTGGCGAGCTCTCCGGGGAGGACTAGGCGCACGGAGGTCTGGATCTCGCGGGACGTGATGGTGGGCTTCTTGTTGTACCGCGCCAGCTTGgcggcctcgccggccagcttcTCAAAGATGTCGTTGATGAAGGAGTTCATGATGGACATGGCCTTGGAGGATATGCCGATGTCGGGGTGCACCTGCTTCAGCACCTTGAAGATGTAGATCTTGTAGGTCTCCAcgctcttcttggccttcttcttccccttcttctcGCCGCCCTCCTTGCCGGAGGACTTGGACGCGGGCAGCCGCTTCTCGGCCTTGGGCTTCTTCCCTGCGGTCGTCTTCTCCGCCTTCTCCTCGGCCGCCGGCTTCTTCTCCG
This genomic window contains:
- the LOC100274083 gene encoding Histone H2B.1, yielding MAPKAEKKPAEKKPAAEEKAEKTTAGKKPKAEKRLPASKSSGKEGGEKKGKKKAKKSVETYKIYIFKVLKQVHPDIGISSKAMSIMNSFINDIFEKLAGEAAKLARYNKKPTITSREIQTSVRLVLPGELAKHAVSEGTKAVTKFTSN